A genomic stretch from Pararhizobium sp. IMCC21322 includes:
- a CDS encoding YbgC/FadM family acyl-CoA thioesterase: protein MAEGHYPIDGRLSDGVHERPVRIYFEDTDFSGVVYHAAYLKFMERGRSDFLRCLKLSHAVLSDKGMAFGVAHMDIRFLAGAGIDDLLSVRTKLIQSSGVRLVFEQVVQRQSIPLVIATVTVALIKDGKPQRLPADMQTLFRDISKSS from the coding sequence GTGGCTGAAGGTCATTATCCAATTGATGGCAGGCTTTCAGACGGAGTGCATGAGCGCCCGGTGCGGATTTATTTTGAGGACACAGACTTTTCAGGCGTGGTGTATCACGCGGCCTATCTGAAATTCATGGAACGGGGTCGCAGCGATTTCCTGCGCTGCCTGAAACTCAGCCATGCGGTTCTTTCCGACAAGGGCATGGCTTTTGGCGTAGCACATATGGATATCCGGTTTTTGGCTGGCGCCGGGATTGATGATCTGTTGAGTGTCAGAACGAAACTTATCCAAAGCTCCGGTGTTCGGCTGGTTTTTGAGCAGGTGGTTCAGCGCCAGAGCATACCTCTTGTAATTGCAACAGTCACCGTTGCTCTCATCAAGGATGGCAAGCCACAGCGTCTGCCCGCTGATATGCAGACCCTCTTCCGAGATATTTCCAAATCCAGCTGA